A genome region from Streptomyces pratensis includes the following:
- a CDS encoding type VII secretion system-associated protein, with product MAENSPPVNINKAWLQSFLENDVVPFLAAVKKIRENGDSPDGILVPGMPTLQGGEDGAQTAPGFLDGQKVPLAIGAMAGDKEGRTNGGYLVKSLNGMVDQLDEILKLQVELFEEIEDDLEDTIEKMFKTQEDNLGKIDGKELIDFFEGVDDVLSESGGSNDDDDED from the coding sequence ATGGCAGAGAATTCCCCGCCGGTCAATATCAACAAGGCCTGGCTGCAGAGCTTTCTCGAAAATGACGTCGTCCCGTTCCTCGCCGCGGTCAAGAAGATCAGGGAGAACGGGGACTCACCGGACGGGATTCTCGTACCCGGGATGCCCACGCTGCAGGGCGGGGAGGACGGTGCGCAGACCGCCCCCGGCTTCCTCGACGGCCAGAAGGTGCCGCTGGCGATCGGGGCGATGGCGGGTGACAAGGAAGGCCGGACCAACGGCGGCTACCTGGTCAAGAGCCTGAACGGGATGGTCGATCAGCTCGACGAGATCCTCAAGCTCCAGGTCGAGCTCTTCGAGGAGATCGAGGACGACCTCGAGGACACCATCGAGAAGATGTTCAAGACCCAGGAGGACAACCTGGGCAAGATCGACGGCAAGGAGCTCATCGACTTCTTCGAGGGCGTGGACGACGTGCTCTCCGAGAGCGGCGGCTCGAACGACGACGACGACGAGGACTGA
- a CDS encoding WXG100 family type VII secretion target, producing the protein MTPPLDFTDGQIYVDYSHMQNAADDMVQQTKAIDSILTNLEAELQELQKTWEGDDKAVYTEKQASWNNAVEEMKRILAENSALLTDVSDSYQYSEKSLTSLWESVRIGG; encoded by the coding sequence ATGACCCCCCCGCTTGACTTCACCGACGGCCAGATCTACGTCGACTACTCCCACATGCAGAACGCCGCCGACGACATGGTCCAGCAGACCAAGGCGATCGACAGCATCCTCACCAACCTGGAAGCGGAGCTCCAGGAGCTCCAGAAGACCTGGGAAGGTGACGACAAGGCGGTCTACACCGAGAAGCAGGCCTCCTGGAACAACGCCGTCGAGGAGATGAAGCGCATCCTCGCCGAGAACTCGGCCCTGCTGACCGACGTCTCCGACAGCTACCAGTACAGCGAGAAGTCCCTGACGTCGCTGTGGGAGAGCGTGCGCATCGGCGGCTGA